From Longimicrobium sp., one genomic window encodes:
- a CDS encoding response regulator produces the protein MPKILLVEDNEMNRDMLSRRLERRGYEVLFAVDGAAGVEMVRSHAPDLVLMDMSLPVLDGWEASRRLKGDAATRHIPVIALTAHAMSSDRTKALEAGCDDYDTKPIELPRLLVKIETLLAASAGAP, from the coding sequence ATGCCCAAGATCCTGCTGGTGGAAGACAACGAGATGAACCGCGACATGCTCTCGCGGCGGCTGGAGCGCAGGGGCTACGAGGTGCTCTTTGCCGTGGACGGCGCCGCGGGGGTGGAGATGGTCCGCTCGCACGCGCCGGACCTGGTGCTGATGGACATGAGCCTCCCCGTGCTCGACGGGTGGGAGGCGAGCCGGCGATTGAAGGGCGACGCGGCCACCCGCCACATCCCGGTGATCGCCCTCACCGCGCACGCCATGTCCAGCGACCGGACCAAGGCGCTGGAGGCCGGCTGCGACGACTACGACACCAAGCCGATCGAGCTGCCGCGCCTGCTCGTCAAGATCGAGACGCTCCTGGCCGCGAGCGCCGGCGCGCCCTGA